The Patescibacteria group bacterium genome contains a region encoding:
- a CDS encoding glycosyltransferase family 2 protein, with product MNKKVAIIISPNWKDYAEKYLADCLESLKKQDWTGESKIFLIDNESTNESLTLLNDIVEAHNHAPILNNIVETQKPPAPPLQGGQRVETQKNPLCSPFNERGQIEIIRNKNNDGFAKGNNDAIKLALAQGFDYIVLFNMDTVVENDCVSELVKAIDVDKSFLDSRLRGNDGKEIGAVQARLMLWPEKEKINSLGNTTHFLGFGYCLGYGGEYNPPHPPFEGGHNREICYPSGAAVLFTAEVLKKVGLFDEEFWMYNEDQDLGWRIWLAGYKCVLAPEAVVFHKYEFAKSIKQYYFMDRNRMLSIIKNYHWLTLILITPACLVMEFGLLLFSLKTGWFKEKIKVWLYFLKPRTWKYLIKARREAQNLRKIKDRNIVKMFSGKIWYQEIGDWKLKLVNPVFQLYWFLVRKIIFW from the coding sequence ATGAATAAAAAGGTGGCAATTATAATTTCTCCAAATTGGAAGGATTACGCGGAAAAATATCTGGCGGATTGTTTGGAAAGTCTAAAAAAGCAGGATTGGACCGGCGAGTCTAAGATTTTTTTAATTGATAACGAAAGCACGAATGAGAGTTTAACCCTATTAAACGATATTGTAGAGGCGCATAATCATGCGCCTATATTGAATAATATCGTAGAGACGCAAAAACCCCCCGCCCCCCCCTTACAAGGGGGGCAGCGTGTAGAGACGCAAAAAAATCCCCTTTGTTCCCCCTTTAACGAAAGGGGGCAAATTGAAATTATCAGAAACAAAAATAATGATGGGTTTGCCAAAGGGAATAATGACGCGATTAAATTGGCGTTGGCGCAGGGCTTTGATTATATTGTTTTATTTAATATGGATACGGTGGTTGAGAATGATTGTGTCAGTGAATTGGTTAAGGCTATTGACGTTGATAAATCATTTCTGGATTCCCGCCTGCGCGGGAATGACGGGAAAGAGATTGGCGCCGTTCAGGCGCGACTTATGCTTTGGCCGGAAAAAGAAAAAATAAATAGTCTGGGAAATACTACGCACTTTTTGGGATTTGGTTATTGCTTGGGATATGGCGGAGAATATAACCCCCCTCACCCCCCTTTCGAAGGGGGGCATAATAGAGAAATTTGCTATCCGAGCGGGGCGGCGGTTTTGTTTACGGCCGAGGTTTTGAAAAAAGTTGGATTATTTGACGAGGAATTTTGGATGTATAATGAAGACCAAGATTTGGGCTGGCGGATCTGGCTGGCCGGGTACAAATGCGTTTTGGCCCCGGAAGCGGTCGTTTTCCATAAATACGAATTTGCCAAATCAATCAAACAGTATTATTTTATGGACAGGAACCGGATGCTTTCAATTATAAAAAATTACCATTGGCTTACCCTGATTTTAATCACGCCGGCCTGTCTGGTTATGGAGTTCGGCTTGTTGCTGTTTTCCTTAAAAACCGGCTGGTTCAAAGAGAAAATAAAGGTTTGGCTGTATTTTTTAAAGCCGCGAACCTGGAAATATTTAATTAAAGCAAGAAGAGAGGCGCAAAACTTGCGCAAAATCAAAGACAGGAATATAGTAAAAATGTTTTCCGGCAAAATCTGGTATCAGGAAATAGGGGATTGGAAACTGAAGCTGGTTAATCCGGTGTTTCAATTATATTGGTTCTTGGTCAGGAAAATAATCTTTTGGTAA